Proteins encoded in a region of the Xiphophorus couchianus chromosome 11, X_couchianus-1.0, whole genome shotgun sequence genome:
- the orai2 gene encoding protein orai-2 → MSRELSVQMGSPVPGVSEPPPPDNGGMDYRDWVRRSYLELVSSNHHSVQALSWRKLYLSRAKLKASSRTSALLSGFAMVAMVEVELDLKYSYPRELLISFAVCTTVLVAVHLFALLISTCILPNVEAVSNIHNLNSVSESPHERMHHYIELAWGFSTALGILLFLAEVVLLCWIKFLPVDRGSKDDAKECPASPTSPSPTSSSAPASGWQAALASTIIMVPVGIIFLIFTIHFYRSLVGHKTERHHQEIEELHKIKVQLDGQERGLQTV, encoded by the exons ATGAGCCGGGAGCTGAGCGTGCAGATGGGCTCCCCGGTCCCCGGGGTCTCTGAGCCGCCGCCTCCTGACAACGGGGGCATGGACTACAGGGACTGGGTGCGGCGCAGCTACCTGGAGCTGGTCAGCTCCAACCACCACTCAGTCCAGGCCCTGTCCTGGAGGAAGCTCTACCTGAGCCGGGCCAAGCTGAAGGCCAGCAGCCGCACCTCCGCCCTGCTCTCTGGCTTCGCAATG GTGGCCATGGTGGAGGTGGAGCTGGATTTGAAGTACAGCTACCCTCGAGAGCTGCTCATCTCCTTCGCCGTGTGCACCACGGTGCTGGTGGCCGTTCACCTCTTCGCCCTGCTCATCAGCACCTGCATCCTGCCCAACGTGGAGGCCGTCAGCAACATCCACAACCTCAACTCGGTCAGCGAGTCACCGCACGAGCGCATGCACCACTACATCGAGCTGGCCTGGGGGTTCTCCACGGCGCTGGGCATCCTGCTGTTCCTGGCCGAGGTCGTGCTCCTCTGCTGGATCAAGTTCCTGCCCGTCGACCGTGGCTCCAAGGACGACGCCAAGGAATGCCCCGCCAGCCCCACCAGCCCCAGCCCCACCAGCTCCAGCGCTCCGGCGAGCGGCTGGCAGGCGGCGCTGGCCTCCACCATCATCATGGTCCCGGTGGGAatcatcttcctcatcttcacCATCCACTTCTATCGCTCCCTGGTGGGCCACAAGACGGAGCGCCACCACCAGGAGATCGAGGAACTGCACAAGATCAAGGTGCAGCTGGACGGCCAGGAGAGAGGCCTGCAGACGGTGTGA
- the bckdk gene encoding branched-chain alpha-ketoacid dehydrogenase kinase, whose amino-acid sequence MRPGLAGIAAEMLSGVTGRARPRFGSLLLTPAAKTLPALQSGTGNPRFRSTSSAQGVSELARERSKTVTSFYNQSAIDVSAEKASVRLTLATLLYSGKSPDGHHILSSAKYLHKELPVRIAHRIKGFRSLPFIIGCNPTILQVHELYIRAYHMLSDFPQIKDQEVEARFCKLVQQLLDDHKDVVTMLAQGFRECRRHIQDETIIRNFLDTTLCSRLGIRMLATHHLALHEENADFVGIICRRLSPKKIIEKWVDFSRRLCEHQYGNSPRVRINGHVAARFPFIPLPLDYILPELLKNAMRATMESHLDTPYNVPDVVVTIANNDIDFVIRIADRGGGIPHKIIDKVMDYHFSTAEESVQDPRMSNLFNTITNSGNQSSPMHGFGFGLPTSRAYAEYLGGSLSVQSMQGIGTDVYLRLRHIDGKGESFRV is encoded by the exons ATGCGACCGGGACTGGCAGGCATAGCGGCGGAGATGCTGAGCGGTGTCACCGGCAGGGCCAGGCCGAGGTTCGGCAGCCTCTTACTGACTCCCGCAGCCAAAACATTACCGGCGCTGCAGTCAGGCACCGGGAATCCCAGATTCCGGTCCACATCATCAGCGCAGGGTGTCTCAGAATTGGCAAGAGAACGGTCGAAGACTGTCACTTCCTTTTACAACCAGTCCGCCATCGATGTTTCGGCAGAGAAG GCCTCAGTGCGGTTGACCTTAGCGACCCTGCTATATTCTGGGAAATCTCCTGATGGACACCACATCTTG AGCAGTGCCAAGTACCTTCACAAGGAGCTGCCTGTGCGGATCGCCCATCGCATCAAGGGCTTCCGCAGTCTGCCCTTCATCATCGGCTGCAACCCAACCATTCTTCAAGTG CATGAGCTGTACATCAGAGCCTACCACATGCTCAGCGACTTTCCCCAG ATCAAGGACCAGGAGGTCGAGGCTCGTTTCTGTAAACtggtgcagcagctgctggacgACCACAAAGACGTGGTGACCATGCTGGCCCAGGGCTTCCGGGAGTGTCGACGACACATCCAG GATGAGACCATCATCAGGAACTTCTTGGATACAACGCTGTGTTCCCGTCTGGGAATCCGAATGTTAGCCACACACCATCTGGCTCTTcatgaagaaaat gcgGATTTTGTGGGGATCATTTGCAGACGCCTTTCTCCTAAAAAGATCATCGAGAAGTGGGTGGACTTTTCCAG GCGTCTGTGTGAACACCAGTACGGTAACTCTCCCCGGGTCCGGATCAACGGACACGTGGCGGCCCGGTTCCCCTTCATCCCGCTGCCGCTGGACTACATCCTGCCAGAGCTCCTCAAGAACGCCATGAG AGCCACCATGGAGAGCCACCTGGACACTCCGTACAACGTCCCCGATGTGGTGGTCACCATCGCCAACAACGACATCGACTTTGTCATCAG GATTGCAGATCGTGGCGGTGGCATCCCTCACAAAATAATCGACAAGGTGATGGATTACCACTTCAGCACCGCAGAGGAGAGCGTGCAGGACCCCCGCATGAGCAACCTGTTCAACACCATCACCAACAGCGGGAACCAGTCCAGCCCGATGCATGG ATTTGGTTTCGGCTTGCCCACATCCAGGGCCTACGCGGAGTACCTCGGCGGCTCCCTGTCCGTACAGTCCATGCAGGGCATCGGCACCGATGTCTACCTGCGTCTGCGCCACATCGATGGCAAAGGAGAAAGCTTCAGAGTGTAA